The following proteins are co-located in the Haliovirga abyssi genome:
- a CDS encoding metal ABC transporter permease, with amino-acid sequence MDLLKYSFFSNAIIAGILTAISCGIIGTYIVAKRKVFISGGITHSSFGGIGIGYFLGINPIITAAIFAVLSAIGIEYIAEKGEIREDSAIGILWSFGMALGIILIYITPGYAPNLMAYLFGNILAVSTFDINAMLLLNLIIIFFFMFFYKEILYISFDEEYMKTKGLPVTLFKYTIATLIALTIVINIRVVGIILVLSLLTIPQAISALFSNSFRNIMILSIFFAFIGTMSGLIFSYLLNIPSGASIIFSLVILFGIIKLFKILFSLKSKSEV; translated from the coding sequence ATTGATTTGTTAAAATATAGTTTTTTCTCAAATGCAATAATTGCAGGAATATTAACTGCCATTTCTTGTGGAATAATCGGAACATATATAGTTGCTAAAAGAAAAGTCTTTATTAGCGGAGGAATCACCCACTCTTCATTTGGCGGAATTGGAATTGGATATTTTTTAGGTATAAATCCCATAATTACTGCCGCTATTTTTGCTGTTCTTTCTGCTATTGGAATTGAGTATATTGCTGAAAAAGGCGAAATAAGAGAAGATTCTGCAATAGGAATTTTATGGTCTTTTGGAATGGCTCTTGGAATAATTTTAATATATATAACTCCTGGATATGCTCCAAATTTAATGGCATATCTTTTTGGTAATATTTTAGCTGTATCAACTTTTGATATTAACGCTATGCTTTTATTAAATCTTATTATTATATTTTTCTTTATGTTTTTTTATAAAGAAATATTATATATATCTTTTGACGAAGAATATATGAAAACAAAAGGTTTACCAGTTACACTATTTAAATATACAATTGCAACACTTATTGCATTAACGATCGTTATTAATATTAGAGTAGTTGGAATTATCTTAGTTTTATCTTTATTGACTATACCACAAGCTATTTCTGCACTTTTTTCAAATAGCTTTAGAAATATAATGATTTTATCAATATTTTTTGCATTTATTGGCACTATGAGTGGATTAATATTTTCATATTTATTAAATATTCCATCTGGAGCTTCTATAATTTTTTCGTTAGTTATATTATTTGGGATAATTAAATTATTTAAAATTTTATTTTCTCTAAAAAGTAAAAGTGAGGTTTAA
- a CDS encoding uracil-DNA glycosylase — protein MNKNDFLSFFYIDKSYSEFFSDEKIQYVLEVLKKLESNSEKFAPKKENIFKALEKDIKFCKVLILGKDPYFQENAATGLAFEVNGLESWSSPFPQRSLQNIVKNIYKSYENQLINFSEIRLKIKSNDFQIMPPNKLFKSWHNQGVILLNSLLTVKVDNNKNYSGSHMKYWKSFVEELIQYISKKNPNLSYFLWGNDAGKYEKFITNGTIFKSNHPALAFGKSPKDFLFFNGFFETKNIINWINYNTKK, from the coding sequence ATGAATAAAAATGATTTTTTATCTTTTTTTTATATTGATAAAAGCTACTCTGAGTTTTTTTCAGATGAAAAAATCCAATATGTTTTAGAAGTGTTAAAAAAGTTAGAATCCAATAGTGAAAAGTTTGCTCCTAAAAAAGAAAATATTTTTAAAGCATTAGAGAAAGATATTAAATTTTGTAAAGTATTGATTTTAGGAAAAGATCCTTATTTTCAAGAAAATGCTGCTACTGGATTAGCTTTTGAAGTAAATGGATTGGAAAGTTGGAGCTCTCCATTTCCACAAAGGTCTCTACAAAATATAGTTAAGAATATTTACAAAAGTTATGAAAATCAATTAATCAATTTTTCTGAAATTAGATTAAAAATTAAAAGTAATGATTTTCAGATTATGCCTCCTAACAAACTATTTAAAAGTTGGCATAATCAAGGAGTAATATTATTAAATAGTTTATTGACCGTTAAAGTTGATAATAATAAAAACTATTCCGGTTCTCATATGAAATATTGGAAATCATTTGTAGAAGAATTAATCCAATATATTAGTAAAAAAAATCCAAATTTAAGTTATTTTTTATGGGGAAATGATGCAGGTAAGTATGAAAAATTTATAACTAATGGGACTATTTTTAAAAGTAATCATCCTGCACTTGCTTTTGGTAAATCTCCAAAAGATTTCTTGTTTTTTAATGGGTTTTTTGAAACTAAAAATATTATTAATTGGATAAATTATAACACAAAAAAATGA
- a CDS encoding cob(I)yrinic acid a,c-diamide adenosyltransferase, with protein sequence MRSGIVELYIGNGKGKTSAAVGTAIRAAGHGYNVIIFQFLKGRESGEQTLLKNIENIEFIKCNNSKKFIMEMDNIEKEILKKEVNYYVRQIKKETIINNYDVIIADEILGCLENKLIGEDKLLDIIDGKSENIELIFTGRNATEKIIEKSDLITEMKKIKHPYDKGIIAREGIEY encoded by the coding sequence ATGAGATCTGGAATTGTAGAGTTATATATAGGTAATGGGAAAGGTAAAACAAGTGCTGCAGTTGGAACGGCTATAAGAGCAGCAGGACATGGATATAATGTGATAATCTTTCAGTTTTTAAAGGGAAGAGAGTCAGGAGAGCAAACTTTGTTAAAGAATATAGAGAATATAGAGTTTATAAAGTGTAATAATAGTAAAAAATTTATAATGGAGATGGATAATATAGAAAAAGAAATATTAAAAAAAGAAGTAAATTATTATGTTAGACAGATAAAAAAAGAAACTATTATAAATAATTATGACGTAATAATTGCAGATGAGATATTAGGTTGTTTGGAAAATAAATTAATAGGTGAAGATAAGCTATTAGATATTATAGATGGTAAATCAGAAAATATAGAGCTGATTTTTACAGGTAGAAATGCTACTGAAAAAATCATAGAGAAATCAGACTTAATTACAGAGATGAAAAAGATAAAACATCCTTATGATAAAGGGATTATAGCACGAGAGGGAATTGAATATTAA
- a CDS encoding glucosaminidase domain-containing protein, whose product MVSSKLGEIGKINFRLAFFIFVMLFFTNCNSSLSSDNTVVTKKIIVKNISDIYKITDNEVQPIIYEIENFSLKNYSSKEKKEQFINLLLPNILIVESEFENIKIDIFNLKIKPNKNLTTKEKEKINNYLMKFGASNLDELYKKFVVPNISIVLAQAALESGWGSSRFFSKANNIFGIWSFSKKDNRIEALQTRNGKKIYLKKYSNLKESIEDYYTKIIKLKYYDNFRKSLKNGDRSTSSVNYLNSYSEIGSEYIVLLKNIIKYNNLDKFNNFKLKS is encoded by the coding sequence ATGGTAAGCAGCAAATTAGGGGAAATAGGGAAAATAAATTTTAGGTTAGCCTTTTTTATCTTTGTAATGTTATTTTTTACAAATTGTAATTCCTCATTATCTAGCGACAATACCGTTGTAACAAAAAAAATAATAGTGAAAAACATATCTGATATTTATAAAATAACAGATAATGAAGTTCAACCTATAATTTATGAAATTGAGAATTTTTCACTTAAAAATTATTCATCTAAAGAGAAAAAAGAACAATTTATAAATTTATTATTACCAAATATTTTAATTGTAGAATCTGAATTTGAAAACATAAAAATTGATATATTTAATCTAAAAATTAAACCTAATAAAAACTTAACTACAAAAGAAAAAGAAAAAATTAATAACTATTTAATGAAATTTGGAGCAAGTAATTTAGACGAATTATATAAAAAATTTGTAGTTCCTAACATAAGTATTGTATTAGCACAAGCTGCATTAGAAAGCGGATGGGGATCTTCTCGTTTTTTTAGTAAAGCTAATAATATATTTGGAATATGGAGCTTTAGTAAAAAGGATAATAGAATAGAAGCACTACAAACAAGAAATGGTAAAAAAATATATCTAAAAAAATACAGTAATTTAAAAGAAAGTATTGAAGATTATTACACAAAAATTATAAAATTAAAATACTATGATAATTTTAGAAAATCTTTAAAAAATGGAGACCGCTCTACATCTTCTGTAAATTATCTTAATAGCTATTCTGAAATAGGTAGCGAATATATTGTTTTATTAAAAAATATTATAAAATATAATAATTTAGATAAATTTAATAACTTTAAATTAAAAAGCTAA
- the hcp gene encoding hydroxylamine reductase — protein sequence MSMFCYQCQEAAKGTGCTIKGVCGKDDSLANLQDLLIYTLKGISFFSTKAEAIGKRDPEVDDFIFVGLFNTITNANFDKEVFYNQIRKGLELRDKMKKVCEDAGVKLENLPDAATFTANTKEEMEAKSTAKEVGVLATENEDVRSLRELITYGLKGMAAYVEHASVLGERKEEIFNFMQTALAKTLDDSLSVEDLVALTLETGKYGVEGMALLDGANTTAYGNPEITEVNIGVGTNPGILISGHDLKDLEQLLEQTEGTGVDVYTHSEMLPGHYYPAFKKYKHFVGNYGNAWWKQKEEFESFNGPVLFTTNCIVPPKTGAKYDGRVFTTGASGFPGWKHIEADENGKKDFSEIIELAKKCEAPTEIETGKIIGGFAHAQVFALADKVVDAVKTGAIKRFFVMAGCDGRMKSREYYTEFAEKLPGDTVILTAGCAKYRYNKLKLGDIGGIPRVLDAGQCNDSYSLAVIALKLKEVFELNDINELPITYNIAWYEQKAVIVLLALLYLGVKDIHLGPTLPAFLSANVAKVLVENFGIAGIGEVDEDIKLFLGE from the coding sequence ATGAGTATGTTTTGTTATCAATGTCAAGAAGCAGCAAAAGGAACTGGTTGTACTATAAAAGGGGTTTGTGGAAAAGATGATTCTTTAGCAAATTTACAGGATCTTTTAATTTACACTTTAAAAGGTATATCTTTTTTTAGCACAAAAGCAGAAGCTATTGGAAAAAGAGATCCTGAAGTTGATGATTTCATCTTTGTTGGGTTATTTAATACCATTACAAATGCTAATTTTGATAAAGAGGTTTTTTATAATCAAATAAGAAAAGGATTAGAATTAAGAGATAAAATGAAAAAAGTCTGTGAAGATGCAGGAGTAAAACTTGAAAATTTACCAGATGCAGCAACTTTTACAGCTAATACTAAAGAAGAGATGGAAGCAAAATCTACAGCTAAAGAGGTTGGAGTATTAGCTACAGAAAATGAAGATGTCAGAAGTTTAAGAGAATTGATTACATATGGATTAAAAGGTATGGCTGCATATGTAGAACATGCTTCAGTCTTAGGAGAAAGAAAAGAAGAAATCTTTAACTTTATGCAAACAGCATTAGCTAAAACACTTGATGATAGTTTAAGCGTTGAAGATTTAGTAGCTCTTACATTAGAAACAGGTAAATATGGGGTGGAAGGAATGGCTCTATTAGATGGTGCCAATACTACAGCTTATGGAAATCCTGAAATAACAGAAGTAAATATAGGTGTAGGAACTAATCCAGGAATATTAATTAGTGGACATGACTTAAAAGATTTAGAACAATTATTAGAACAAACAGAAGGAACAGGAGTTGATGTATATACTCATAGTGAAATGTTACCAGGTCATTATTATCCAGCATTTAAAAAATATAAACATTTTGTTGGTAATTATGGAAATGCTTGGTGGAAACAAAAAGAAGAATTTGAATCATTTAACGGACCTGTCTTATTTACAACAAATTGTATAGTTCCACCAAAAACTGGTGCAAAATATGATGGTAGAGTATTTACAACAGGAGCTTCTGGATTCCCTGGATGGAAACATATTGAAGCAGATGAAAATGGTAAAAAGGATTTCTCAGAAATAATTGAATTAGCTAAGAAATGTGAAGCACCTACTGAAATTGAAACAGGTAAAATTATCGGAGGATTTGCTCATGCACAAGTATTTGCACTAGCTGACAAAGTTGTAGATGCTGTAAAAACTGGTGCAATAAAAAGATTCTTTGTTATGGCTGGTTGTGATGGTAGAATGAAATCAAGAGAATATTATACTGAATTTGCTGAAAAATTACCTGGTGATACAGTTATTCTTACAGCTGGTTGTGCGAAATATAGATATAATAAATTGAAATTAGGAGATATTGGTGGAATCCCTAGAGTGCTAGATGCAGGACAATGTAATGATTCATATTCATTAGCAGTGATTGCATTAAAATTAAAAGAAGTGTTTGAATTAAACGATATTAATGAATTACCTATAACTTATAACATTGCATGGTATGAACAAAAAGCTGTAATAGTATTATTAGCACTTTTATATTTAGGAGTAAAAGATATACATTTAGGACCAACATTACCAGCATTTTTATCAGCAAATGTAGCTAAAGTTTTAGTTGAAAACTTTGGAATTGCTGGAATTGGTGAAGTTGACGAAGATATAAAATTATTCTTAGGAGAATAA
- a CDS encoding YeiH family protein yields the protein MIYGILLSIFLGILAKVLSFFIPGIGTVAIAIFLGILVRNLFLKNQIFNKGINLTEKKLLPIAIMLLGTELNFAVLLKLGFKSIIFIGLMITITISSGYFISKFFGFDKKFGLLLGTGNAVCGSSAIAATAPVLESDDESIGLSVAAVNLMGTLGIFFIPVIASIAGFGNLQEGTLIGGTLQAVGQVVASGFSVNDSVGAIATVVKMGRVLSLGVVIIVLDLIMSKDKIKIEEKKSKFKIIRVPYFIVGFFILSVISSINIFPSYAISFVNLIGKWLLIFSMAAVGLKINFTTLIEKGKKLILLELLIELVQVSSAVLLIKILF from the coding sequence ATGATTTATGGAATATTATTATCAATTTTTTTAGGAATTTTAGCAAAGGTGTTATCTTTTTTTATTCCTGGAATTGGAACTGTTGCAATTGCAATTTTTTTAGGAATTTTAGTAAGAAATTTATTCCTAAAAAATCAGATTTTTAACAAAGGGATAAACTTAACCGAGAAAAAACTTTTGCCAATTGCGATAATGCTTTTAGGAACTGAATTAAATTTTGCTGTTTTGTTGAAATTGGGATTTAAATCAATAATTTTTATAGGTTTAATGATTACAATTACAATCTCGTCAGGGTATTTTATAAGTAAATTCTTTGGATTTGATAAAAAATTTGGATTGCTTTTAGGTACAGGAAATGCAGTTTGTGGTTCATCAGCAATAGCAGCTACTGCACCTGTTTTAGAATCAGATGATGAAAGTATAGGGTTATCTGTTGCAGCAGTAAATTTAATGGGAACATTAGGAATATTTTTTATACCAGTAATAGCATCAATAGCAGGATTTGGAAATTTACAAGAAGGAACATTAATAGGAGGGACATTACAAGCTGTAGGGCAAGTTGTGGCTTCTGGATTTTCTGTAAATGATAGTGTTGGAGCTATAGCTACAGTTGTAAAAATGGGAAGAGTATTGAGTTTAGGAGTTGTTATAATTGTATTGGATTTAATAATGTCAAAAGATAAAATTAAAATAGAAGAAAAAAAATCTAAATTTAAAATCATAAGGGTTCCATATTTTATAGTAGGATTTTTTATTTTAAGTGTAATATCTTCAATAAATATATTTCCTTCATATGCAATAAGTTTTGTGAATCTGATTGGAAAATGGTTATTAATATTTTCTATGGCAGCAGTTGGACTAAAAATTAATTTTACTACATTAATAGAAAAGGGAAAAAAATTAATTTTATTAGAATTATTAATAGAATTAGTACAGGTATCATCTGCAGTTTTATTAATTAAGATATTGTTTTAG
- a CDS encoding CvfB family protein translates to MVKIGKIQKMKVNNIEKMGAYLDSGTGYREDNILLPKSQLTKDVKEGDEIEVFIYRDSEDRLIATTKKPYGQVEELAYLKAVDETTIGAFMDIGLERDLFLPFREQKYTIEIGKKYLVNIYLDKSERLCASTNIYQYLKDNSPYVQDDRVIGIVYDIKPGVGIFVAVDKIYRGLIPEKENFKKLKCGEEIETRVIRVREDGKLDLSMREKSYIQMDTDSEMIFNELKKNRGFLELNDKSSPEDIKRKLNMSKKSFKRAVGRLLKENKIIFSNGGIKLVK, encoded by the coding sequence TTGGTAAAAATTGGTAAAATTCAAAAAATGAAGGTTAATAATATTGAAAAAATGGGTGCTTATTTGGATTCTGGAACAGGTTATAGAGAAGATAATATACTATTACCCAAAAGTCAATTGACAAAAGATGTAAAAGAGGGCGATGAAATAGAAGTTTTTATTTATAGAGATTCTGAAGATAGATTAATTGCAACAACAAAAAAGCCATATGGACAAGTTGAAGAATTAGCATATTTAAAAGCTGTAGATGAAACAACTATAGGTGCTTTTATGGATATAGGATTAGAGAGAGATCTATTCTTGCCATTTAGAGAGCAAAAATATACTATTGAAATTGGGAAAAAATATCTTGTAAATATATATTTAGATAAAAGTGAAAGATTATGTGCTAGTACAAATATTTATCAATATTTAAAAGATAATTCACCATATGTGCAAGATGATAGGGTAATAGGAATAGTTTATGATATAAAGCCTGGAGTTGGAATTTTTGTTGCAGTAGATAAAATATATAGAGGATTAATACCTGAAAAAGAAAATTTTAAAAAATTAAAATGTGGTGAAGAGATAGAAACACGTGTAATAAGAGTTCGTGAAGATGGTAAGTTAGATTTATCAATGAGAGAAAAATCGTATATTCAAATGGATACAGATAGTGAGATGATCTTTAATGAATTAAAGAAAAATCGTGGTTTTTTAGAATTAAATGATAAAAGTTCGCCAGAAGATATAAAACGTAAATTAAATATGAGTAAAAAATCTTTTAAAAGAGCTGTTGGAAGATTATTAAAAGAAAATAAGATAATTTTTTCTAACGGTGGAATAAAATTAGTAAAATAG
- a CDS encoding metal ABC transporter solute-binding protein, Zn/Mn family → MKKIISFIIVLSFLFAIYYLSNKKTKQPITKNSTVTVSILPQKYFVEKIAGSTLKVNVMIPPGKSPATYDPTPSQMKLLNNSKIYFRIGYIPFEFAWIDKIKSANKNMKIIDTSVGINLIKNGKSTDPHIWITPREVKIEIKNIYNSLIENFPENKELYTQNYKSFIIKLDNLDKLFTDSLKNITNKKFIVYHPVWSYFARDYNLKQIPIEIDGKSPSAKNMQNIINISKKNRIKVVFVQLQFPIEDAKTIADAINGKVIQIDPLSEDWLENSKKTIKVFEEVLGGKNE, encoded by the coding sequence ATGAAAAAAATAATTTCGTTTATAATTGTTTTAAGCTTTTTATTTGCAATTTATTATCTTTCAAATAAAAAAACTAAACAACCTATTACAAAAAACAGTACAGTAACTGTTAGTATCCTACCACAAAAATATTTTGTGGAAAAAATAGCTGGCTCTACCCTTAAAGTAAATGTAATGATTCCACCTGGAAAAAGCCCAGCTACATATGATCCTACTCCATCTCAAATGAAACTTTTAAATAATTCTAAAATATATTTTAGAATTGGATATATTCCATTTGAATTTGCATGGATAGATAAAATAAAATCAGCCAATAAAAATATGAAAATTATAGATACATCTGTTGGTATTAATTTAATAAAAAATGGAAAATCAACTGATCCACATATTTGGATAACTCCACGTGAGGTAAAGATAGAAATAAAAAATATATATAATAGCTTAATTGAAAATTTTCCAGAAAATAAAGAATTATATACCCAAAATTATAAAAGTTTTATTATTAAATTAGATAATTTAGATAAATTATTTACTGATTCTCTAAAAAATATTACTAATAAAAAATTTATAGTTTATCATCCTGTATGGAGTTATTTTGCAAGAGATTATAATTTAAAACAAATTCCAATAGAGATAGATGGAAAATCTCCATCTGCTAAAAATATGCAAAATATTATAAATATTTCTAAAAAAAACAGAATAAAAGTAGTTTTTGTACAACTACAATTTCCTATAGAAGATGCAAAAACAATTGCTGATGCTATTAATGGTAAAGTAATTCAAATTGATCCTCTTTCAGAAGATTGGTTAGAAAATAGCAAAAAAACAATAAAAGTTTTTGAAGAAGTTTTAGGAGGAAAAAATGAATAA
- a CDS encoding metal ABC transporter ATP-binding protein, whose amino-acid sequence MNKSKVIDINNITAGYDNHKIALKNINLSIYENDFIGIIGPNGGGKTTLLKVILGLLKPFSGEIKYYSDEKEHFIGYLPQFKLIDEKFPIIVKDVILSGLSSKKSIFKAISKEDNNKLEKIMEEIKITDLKNRAIGSLSGGQLQRVFLARAIISNPKILILDEPNTFVDKKFSSTLYDLLRELNKNMTIILVSHDLGTIPQYVKSIACVNQTLHYHPTSEITEDMIDAYACPLEVLAHGPVPHRIILKHGGNKDD is encoded by the coding sequence ATGAATAAAAGTAAGGTTATTGATATTAATAATATAACTGCTGGATATGATAATCATAAAATAGCTTTAAAAAATATAAATTTATCTATATATGAAAATGATTTTATTGGAATTATTGGTCCTAACGGTGGAGGTAAAACAACATTATTAAAAGTAATTTTAGGTCTTTTAAAACCTTTTTCTGGAGAAATAAAATATTATAGTGATGAAAAAGAACATTTTATTGGATATTTACCTCAATTTAAATTAATTGATGAAAAATTCCCAATAATAGTAAAAGATGTTATTTTATCTGGATTATCATCTAAAAAAAGTATTTTTAAAGCTATTTCTAAAGAAGATAACAATAAATTAGAAAAGATAATGGAAGAAATTAAAATAACAGATTTAAAAAATAGAGCTATTGGCTCTCTTTCTGGTGGACAATTACAAAGAGTTTTTTTAGCAAGAGCTATTATATCTAATCCCAAAATATTAATTTTAGATGAGCCAAATACTTTTGTTGATAAAAAATTTAGTAGCACTTTATATGATTTACTAAGAGAATTAAATAAAAACATGACAATTATATTAGTATCTCATGACCTTGGAACTATTCCTCAGTATGTAAAATCAATTGCGTGTGTAAATCAAACTTTACATTATCACCCAACAAGTGAAATAACAGAAGATATGATTGATGCTTATGCCTGTCCTTTGGAAGTTTTAGCACATGGACCTGTTCCACATAGAATTATTTTAAAACATGGAGGTAACAAAGATGATTGA
- a CDS encoding Fur family transcriptional regulator, which translates to MIKLTENRKEIFNIIKSSKKPISAKVIQSKIKDKLDCSTVYRTLEFLTKKQIINSVSFKGKSFYYYGTGGHFLFCKECGEIIAFDQCIIGDLESKIEDKFNYKITNHVLYFQGYCSKCYAAYQKKHGGQEL; encoded by the coding sequence TTGATAAAATTAACTGAAAATAGGAAGGAAATTTTTAATATAATTAAGTCTTCTAAAAAACCCATATCCGCAAAAGTTATACAATCAAAAATTAAAGATAAACTTGATTGCTCAACTGTGTATAGAACATTAGAATTTTTAACAAAGAAACAGATTATTAATTCAGTTTCTTTTAAAGGAAAATCTTTTTACTATTATGGAACTGGTGGACATTTTTTATTTTGTAAAGAATGTGGCGAAATAATAGCTTTTGATCAATGTATCATTGGAGATTTAGAAAGCAAGATAGAAGATAAATTTAATTATAAAATAACTAATCACGTTTTATATTTTCAAGGATATTGTTCAAAATGCTATGCTGCATACCAAAAAAAACATGGAGGTCAAGAATTATGA
- the gmhA gene encoding D-sedoheptulose 7-phosphate isomerase, which yields MIEEIRNSYLTAQKLLNEFINEEKNIEKTVLVSKLIANAFKNKNKVLIAGNGGSTTDAMHFAEEFTGRFRKDRKALPAISISDPSHLSCVGNDYGFDYVFSRGIEAYGIERDVFIGISTSGNSKNIINAVNKAKELGMKTVGLLGKDGGALKGICDFEFIIPGVTSDRIQEIHMMILHIIIEGVERELFPELY from the coding sequence ATGATAGAAGAGATAAGAAATTCATATTTAACAGCACAAAAATTATTAAATGAGTTTATTAATGAGGAGAAAAATATAGAAAAAACTGTATTAGTATCTAAATTAATAGCAAATGCTTTTAAAAATAAAAATAAAGTTTTAATCGCAGGAAATGGAGGAAGTACAACTGATGCAATGCATTTTGCAGAAGAGTTTACTGGGAGATTTAGAAAAGATAGAAAAGCGTTACCCGCGATTAGTATATCAGATCCATCTCATCTAAGTTGTGTTGGAAATGATTATGGCTTTGATTATGTATTTTCAAGAGGAATAGAAGCTTATGGAATAGAAAGAGATGTTTTTATTGGAATATCTACAAGTGGAAACTCAAAAAATATTATAAATGCAGTAAACAAGGCAAAAGAATTAGGGATGAAAACAGTTGGATTATTAGGAAAAGATGGTGGAGCATTAAAAGGTATTTGTGATTTTGAATTTATAATACCAGGAGTTACATCAGATAGAATTCAAGAAATTCATATGATGATTTTGCATATAATTATAGAGGGGGTAGAAAGAGAACTATTTCCAGAGTTATATTAA
- a CDS encoding CPBP family intramembrane glutamic endopeptidase: protein MGKKQKMLKFLKIFVYLGIGIALQIIFLFIISGGVGMLFEITHSKLLSTDIIKFKSSVENIIKISMPLIIISSAILSNISLIFLGRKQLQCTVLNIREFLNINKLFIDKKLIFIVTLFAMGLSLVLSEIMGIVINIFKIDISSLDKINNILGSFSGLIYVILLAPILEEIIFRGIILRSLKKSFKFSTSIYISSFFFALYHMNFIKFIPIFILGYFLGYIYKKTNSLGVVIYFHMIYNLIPVAITVFRKYYNISRSYDYTLNDIAVLLFGVLLITWGVGLKKLNYIK from the coding sequence TTGGGAAAAAAGCAAAAGATGTTAAAATTTTTAAAAATATTTGTATATTTAGGAATTGGAATAGCGTTGCAAATTATTTTTTTGTTTATTATATCAGGTGGTGTTGGAATGTTATTTGAAATAACACATTCTAAACTTTTAAGTACTGATATTATTAAATTTAAAAGTTCTGTAGAAAATATTATAAAAATATCAATGCCATTAATAATAATTTCATCAGCTATATTATCTAATATATCACTTATTTTTTTAGGAAGAAAACAGCTACAATGCACTGTTTTAAATATTAGAGAATTTCTGAATATTAATAAATTATTTATTGATAAAAAACTAATTTTTATTGTTACGTTATTTGCAATGGGATTATCCTTAGTTTTAAGTGAAATAATGGGAATTGTAATAAATATTTTTAAAATAGATATAAGCTCATTAGATAAGATAAATAATATTTTAGGATCATTTTCAGGGTTGATATATGTAATTTTATTAGCACCAATTTTAGAAGAAATAATTTTTAGAGGTATAATCTTAAGAAGTTTGAAAAAAAGCTTTAAGTTTTCCACGTCAATCTATATATCTTCATTCTTTTTTGCTTTGTATCATATGAATTTTATAAAATTTATTCCTATTTTTATATTAGGATATTTTTTGGGGTATATTTATAAAAAAACAAACTCATTAGGGGTTGTAATATATTTTCATATGATATATAATTTAATTCCAGTTGCGATTACAGTATTTAGAAAATATTATAATATTAGTAGGTCATATGATTATACTTTGAATGATATTGCAGTTCTTTTATTTGGAGTTTTATTAATAACTTGGGGAGTTGGCTTAAAGAAATTGAATTATATAAAATGA